Proteins from a genomic interval of Nitrospirota bacterium:
- a CDS encoding energy-coupling factor ABC transporter ATP-binding protein has protein sequence MSRCYALCGANGAGKSTLLRICALIEKPDSGDIFYTAGDRILPHDIELRRRMTLLLPNVGVFNTTVYKNVAYGLKVRKKSRVDIDKITNETLDMVGLKEKDRQNALTLSTGETARMGIARALAITPGFLFLDEPTNGIDTKNYEIIKDILLEIKTNLKTTILIATHDTKIKEQICDTVLVISEGRIADEKV, from the coding sequence ATGTCACGGTGTTATGCACTATGTGGGGCAAATGGTGCCGGAAAATCAACGCTCCTGAGAATTTGTGCGCTTATTGAAAAGCCAGACTCCGGAGATATTTTCTATACAGCCGGCGATAGGATATTGCCGCACGACATTGAGCTCAGAAGGCGGATGACCCTGCTTTTGCCCAATGTCGGAGTGTTTAACACGACGGTTTATAAAAACGTGGCTTATGGATTAAAGGTACGAAAAAAAAGTAGAGTGGACATTGACAAGATAACTAATGAGACACTTGACATGGTTGGCCTTAAAGAGAAAGACCGTCAAAATGCTCTCACACTTTCCACCGGAGAGACCGCCCGAATGGGCATAGCCCGGGCACTTGCCATAACCCCCGGGTTTCTGTTTCTGGATGAGCCAACTAACGGAATTGACACTAAAAATTATGAAATCATAAAAGACATTTTGCTGGAAATAAAAACCAATCTAAAGACGACAATCCTGATTGCCACACACGATACAAAAATCAAAGAGCAAATCTGCGACACTGTTTTAGTTATAAGTGAGGGAAGGATTGCTGATGAGAAAGTTTAG
- a CDS encoding TM2 domain-containing protein produces MDDVMVSEKNRLVTLLLCFFLGAFGGHRFYVGKIGTGIAMLVTFGGIGVWALIDFVMIILGKFKDKNNLPITNW; encoded by the coding sequence ATGGATGATGTGATGGTATCTGAGAAGAATAGGTTGGTGACTTTGCTTTTATGTTTTTTTCTGGGAGCTTTCGGAGGACACCGTTTCTATGTCGGAAAAATCGGAACGGGAATTGCTATGCTTGTTACCTTTGGCGGTATAGGCGTATGGGCATTAATTGACTTCGTAATGATTATACTCGGCAAGTTCAAAGACAAAAATAACCTTCCGATAACAAACTGGTAA
- a CDS encoding ABC transporter permease, whose translation METIFNSLIKAFYLIVTLDKSFTEIVVLSFKVSGGALILASLIGLPLGAFMALRNFPLRNTLFAIVNALLGLPPVLVGLLLYLFLSRRGPLGFLSILYTPYAMVIAQSILAFPHICAISASAIRGVNPNLRLLCKTLGATEFQTALTIIREARFGIITAVMAAFGRVISEVGAILIVGGNILGVTRVMTTAIVLETDKGDFELALALGIVLLSVSLVINTLVIKIQSRYVHLSQSERGFFSVR comes from the coding sequence TTGGAGACAATATTTAACTCACTAATCAAGGCTTTTTATCTTATAGTTACTCTGGATAAGAGCTTTACTGAGATTGTTGTTTTATCATTTAAGGTATCAGGTGGAGCGCTCATTTTAGCCTCTTTAATTGGGCTTCCGCTTGGTGCTTTTATGGCTCTGAGGAATTTCCCACTCAGAAATACACTGTTTGCAATTGTGAATGCGCTCCTTGGGCTTCCTCCGGTGTTAGTTGGGCTGCTATTGTATCTGTTTCTTTCAAGACGCGGGCCCCTTGGATTTCTTAGCATTTTATATACTCCTTATGCAATGGTTATAGCACAGAGCATCCTTGCATTTCCACACATCTGTGCCATAAGCGCATCGGCAATACGCGGGGTAAACCCTAACTTAAGGCTACTTTGTAAAACCCTGGGGGCAACAGAATTTCAAACAGCCCTTACAATAATCAGAGAGGCGCGCTTTGGGATTATCACGGCTGTGATGGCAGCTTTTGGCAGGGTAATATCAGAAGTTGGCGCTATTTTAATTGTTGGGGGCAACATTTTGGGTGTCACTCGTGTTATGACTACAGCCATAGTGCTTGAGACTGATAAGGGGGATTTTGAATTAGCACTGGCTTTGGGCATCGTACTGCTTTCGGTTTCACTTGTAATTAATACCCTTGTAATCAAAATTCAAAGCCGGTACGTTCATTTGTCACAGTCTGAAAGGGGATTTTTTAGTGTCCGGTGA